The segment GTGGCAGTCAGGCCTCTGACCTAGCCAACCTACCTGATGCCGACATTCTTCTGCAAGTGCACGAAGAGTTGCGGGAGAACTACCAGATTTCAACTAAACTGCCGGCGTTTCAGCACTGTTACCGGTGGCCTGCTGCTTTTCCTCAGGCAGACATGTTCATTACAGACGTAGACCAGCTCACCCAATTATTAGAGAAAGAGCAGCTGTACGCCTGTGCTAACTGGATTTCAGGGCCTGCGGTGCATGATTGTGTCATGTATGCCAAACAGCTCGCGCAAAAAATTTATTCGCAAAGGCCCTCTTTCCCATAAACCCTTATAGATTATATTTGGGGGATGAAAGAGTCTGTGGTGGTCATCCCGACCTACAATGAAATAGAAAACATTGAAGCAATTATCCGTAAAGTTTTCTCTCTCCCATACCCTTTCCATCTTCTTATTGTAGACGACAGTTCACCAGATGGTACCGCTGAAGCTGTCCATCGGCTGCAAACTGAATACCCCGACCGTCTTTTTCTGGAGCAACGCAGAGGAAAGCTTGGCTTAGGCACTGCTTACATCCACGGTTTTAAGTACGCTTTGAATGCCGGGTACCAGTACATCTTTGAGATGGACGCAGATTTCTCCCACAATCCCAAAGACCTGATCAAGCTGCATGATGCCTGTGCAGTAGATGGCTATGACCTGGCCATAGGAAGCCGCTATAGCAGCGGAGTGAATGTTGTGAACTGGCCTATGAGCCGGGTGCTCCTCTCCTACTTCGCGAGCCGTTACGTGCGTTTTATCACGGGTATGCCTAT is part of the Rufibacter tibetensis genome and harbors:
- a CDS encoding polyprenol monophosphomannose synthase; this translates as MKESVVVIPTYNEIENIEAIIRKVFSLPYPFHLLIVDDSSPDGTAEAVHRLQTEYPDRLFLEQRRGKLGLGTAYIHGFKYALNAGYQYIFEMDADFSHNPKDLIKLHDACAVDGYDLAIGSRYSSGVNVVNWPMSRVLLSYFASRYVRFITGMPIHDATAGFKCYSRKVLETINLDKIRFIGYAFQIEMKFLTYKFGFKIKEVPIIFTDRTKGQSKMSKGIIKEAFLGVIQMKVASYFRHFAR